One genomic segment of Hydrocarboniclastica marina includes these proteins:
- a CDS encoding chemotaxis protein CheW, translating into MAAKSSPFAVLANIDKRSRALSKGLPAQEEAVELWHGIGFMLDGKRYVAPMGEVVEILHIPRYTQVPGVKPFMLGAANVRGRLLPVIELASFVDLPRSSRAQRDRRVLVVEQDDIFCGLIVDAVLGMQYFAVDSFTGSNDDADVSLQPFLRGAYERNDEQWAVFSMVELVEDERFLDAAVW; encoded by the coding sequence ATGGCCGCCAAGTCGAGTCCTTTTGCCGTACTAGCGAACATTGACAAACGTAGCCGCGCGCTGTCCAAAGGGCTCCCAGCTCAGGAAGAAGCCGTCGAATTGTGGCATGGCATCGGCTTCATGCTCGACGGTAAGCGCTACGTCGCGCCCATGGGCGAAGTTGTAGAAATCCTGCATATCCCGCGCTACACCCAGGTCCCCGGGGTGAAGCCCTTCATGCTGGGCGCCGCCAATGTCAGGGGCCGCCTTCTGCCCGTCATCGAACTAGCGTCTTTTGTCGACCTGCCCCGGTCTTCGCGCGCCCAGCGCGACCGCCGCGTTCTGGTGGTGGAGCAGGATGACATCTTCTGCGGGCTGATAGTCGATGCCGTACTGGGCATGCAGTACTTCGCGGTGGATAGTTTCACCGGCTCCAATGACGACGCCGATGTCTCCCTGCAGCCGTTTCTCCGGGGCGCCTACGAGCGTAACGATGAGCAGTGGGCAGTGTTTTCGATGGTCGAACTGGTCGAGGACGAGCGCTTTCTTGACGCGGCAGTCTGGTGA
- a CDS encoding dihydroorotase yields MSTRLDNVRLWDDRGLQDKPVSVLLEGSFIKAVGDDSMPAEHCHNGAGKLLVPGLVDLSCHVREPGPDRKGSIATESRAAARGGFTTVCTSPETSPVNDSGAVTHLILELASRQGLVKILPVGAMTRGLGGEMLSDMAGLVASGCVALGQAGRGVRDARTLRRCLAYAQTFGIPLFLQAENKALAAEGCAHEGLMATRLGLPGIPEVAETVAVSELILLAEETGARLHLAQLSTGRSVELVRAAQARGVGLTADVAISNLAYTDDCLKDYDSRFHVRPPLRSEADRKALCRGVNDGTITAIVSQHLPHESEAKQAPFGETEPGLSTIDITLSLGLRLVQQGELEQQALLRALTAGPASVLGRPAPAIRSGSSADLFLLDREASWFVDEASLLSRGKHSPALGESLPGVVRATWVDGRRVYAVEDERVPE; encoded by the coding sequence ATGAGTACGCGTCTCGATAACGTGCGCCTGTGGGACGATCGCGGACTGCAGGACAAGCCCGTGTCTGTACTGCTTGAGGGCAGCTTCATCAAAGCTGTCGGTGACGACAGCATGCCTGCCGAACACTGTCACAATGGAGCCGGTAAGCTGCTGGTGCCGGGACTGGTCGATCTTTCCTGTCACGTCCGGGAACCGGGGCCGGATCGTAAGGGCTCGATCGCAACAGAGTCACGTGCTGCTGCCAGGGGCGGCTTCACAACGGTCTGCACATCACCGGAAACGTCGCCCGTTAACGATTCAGGCGCGGTCACGCATCTGATTCTGGAGTTGGCTTCTCGTCAGGGCTTGGTGAAAATCCTGCCGGTCGGTGCAATGACCCGCGGCCTGGGCGGCGAAATGCTGAGCGATATGGCGGGTCTGGTGGCTAGCGGCTGCGTCGCATTAGGCCAGGCCGGCCGAGGTGTGCGCGACGCGCGAACGCTACGTCGCTGTCTGGCCTACGCACAGACTTTTGGCATACCACTCTTTCTCCAGGCGGAGAACAAGGCGCTGGCGGCTGAAGGTTGTGCCCATGAAGGCCTGATGGCAACTCGCCTGGGTCTGCCAGGCATACCGGAAGTCGCTGAAACGGTCGCTGTGAGTGAACTCATCCTGCTTGCGGAAGAGACTGGGGCGCGATTGCATCTGGCCCAGCTGTCCACGGGCCGCAGCGTTGAACTGGTCAGGGCGGCCCAGGCTCGCGGCGTTGGTCTCACCGCGGATGTAGCCATCAGCAATCTTGCCTATACCGATGATTGCCTCAAGGATTACGACAGCCGCTTCCACGTGCGGCCACCCTTACGATCAGAGGCGGACCGGAAAGCGCTTTGTCGCGGCGTTAACGACGGTACTATCACGGCCATTGTCAGCCAGCACCTCCCGCATGAATCCGAGGCGAAGCAGGCACCGTTCGGGGAAACCGAACCCGGGCTTTCAACCATCGATATTACCCTCTCCCTGGGGCTGAGGCTGGTCCAGCAAGGGGAATTGGAGCAGCAGGCACTGTTGCGCGCGCTCACCGCTGGTCCGGCCAGTGTTCTGGGGCGTCCGGCGCCGGCCATCCGTTCGGGCAGTAGCGCCGACCTGTTTCTGTTGGATCGGGAGGCAAGCTGGTTCGTCGATGAGGCCAGCCTGTTGTCACGGGGCAAGCACAGCCCCGCTCTGGGGGAGTCATTGCCCGGAGTGGTTCGCGCAACCTGGGTGGACGGGCGCCGCGTGTACGCGGTTGAGGACGAGCGCGTGCCCGAGTAG
- the ruvX gene encoding Holliday junction resolvase RuvX, producing MPERNERVMAFDYGIRWIGVAVGQAMLGTGTAVARFQARDGIPRWEEVDSLLQEWQPQRLVVGLPLNMDGSESDMSLRARKFSRRLDNRFRGPVSLIDERLTSYAAKRDHEARGRALDYSREGAGVDGEAAVIILEDWFRSACADGSRTDSTTGQAG from the coding sequence ATGCCTGAGCGTAACGAGAGAGTCATGGCTTTTGACTATGGCATACGCTGGATTGGCGTTGCCGTAGGCCAGGCCATGCTCGGGACGGGTACCGCGGTGGCTCGGTTTCAGGCGCGCGACGGCATTCCCCGCTGGGAAGAGGTTGACTCCCTGTTGCAGGAATGGCAGCCCCAGCGCCTGGTGGTCGGTCTTCCCTTGAACATGGACGGTAGCGAAAGCGATATGAGCCTGCGGGCTCGCAAGTTCAGTCGCCGTCTCGACAATCGGTTCAGGGGGCCCGTGAGCCTTATCGATGAGCGCCTGACCAGCTATGCCGCCAAGCGGGACCATGAGGCCCGTGGGCGCGCGCTGGATTATTCCAGGGAGGGTGCTGGTGTCGACGGTGAGGCTGCCGTGATTATTCTGGAAGACTGGTTCCGTTCAGCCTGCGCCGATGGTTCCCGGACCGATTCCACGACGGGCCAGGCAGGTTGA
- the pilH gene encoding twitching motility response regulator PilH: protein MARILIVDDSPTEVKKISSLLEKHKHEVLSADNGADGVAKARAEHPDLVLMDVVMPGLNGFQATRQLTRSPDTQDIPVVIVTTKDQETDRVWGTRQGAKGYLVKPVDETQLINTIKELLD from the coding sequence ATGGCCCGTATCCTGATCGTTGATGACTCGCCGACTGAGGTCAAAAAGATCTCCAGTCTTCTGGAAAAACACAAGCATGAAGTGCTGAGTGCTGACAACGGCGCTGACGGCGTGGCAAAGGCACGAGCCGAGCACCCCGACCTGGTGTTGATGGATGTTGTCATGCCTGGCCTCAACGGCTTCCAGGCAACACGGCAATTGACCCGCTCGCCGGACACCCAGGATATTCCGGTCGTCATCGTTACTACCAAGGACCAGGAAACCGACCGTGTCTGGGGCACCCGGCAGGGCGCCAAAGGCTATCTGGTGAAGCCGGTAGACGAGACCCAACTCATCAATACCATCAAAGAACTCCTCGACTGA
- a CDS encoding energy transducer TonB, with product MAVNVTDADRLSFTVFMALVLHAMIVLGITFAPEDPETAADTLEITLAQRNDEAPEEADFLAQSNQRGSGTEAEVSELTATREATVTDVAVREVEPAAVETAAAAADAPNAPVVTTVVSSQDMRDSDEETPEPEPDPDTPRKSLMDRSLEIASLEARLDQKMRTYAKRPRIERVTAVSTLSSSDAWYVQNWVDRVTRLGNMNYPSEARRRNLHGSLRLLVAINADGSVRDISVLESSGHKILDDAAISTIRVAAPFAPFPEAMRENTDVLEIIRTWSFQPRGLTSR from the coding sequence ATGGCGGTAAATGTAACCGACGCTGATCGCCTCAGCTTCACGGTTTTTATGGCGCTCGTCCTGCACGCCATGATTGTGCTGGGCATTACTTTTGCGCCGGAGGATCCGGAAACGGCCGCCGATACGCTGGAAATCACCCTGGCCCAGCGAAACGATGAAGCGCCCGAAGAGGCCGATTTTCTCGCCCAAAGCAACCAGCGTGGGAGTGGGACCGAGGCTGAGGTCTCTGAACTGACTGCGACCCGCGAAGCCACTGTCACGGATGTTGCTGTCCGCGAAGTCGAGCCGGCTGCGGTAGAGACTGCTGCGGCAGCAGCGGATGCCCCAAACGCGCCGGTTGTGACGACTGTTGTGTCTTCCCAGGACATGCGGGACAGTGACGAAGAGACGCCGGAGCCGGAGCCGGATCCCGACACGCCCCGCAAAAGTCTGATGGACCGCAGCCTCGAAATCGCCAGTCTTGAAGCACGGCTTGACCAGAAAATGCGCACTTACGCCAAGCGGCCGCGGATCGAACGGGTGACGGCTGTTTCCACCCTGTCTTCTTCTGACGCCTGGTACGTTCAAAACTGGGTCGACCGGGTGACGAGACTCGGTAACATGAATTACCCCAGTGAGGCCCGACGGCGCAACCTCCACGGCAGCTTACGCCTGCTGGTTGCTATCAACGCCGACGGCTCCGTGCGGGACATCAGTGTGCTGGAATCCTCCGGCCACAAGATTCTTGATGATGCAGCCATTTCGACGATCCGGGTGGCCGCTCCATTTGCACCTTTCCCGGAAGCCATGCGTGAAAACACCGATGTGCTCGAAATTATCCGTACCTGGTCGTTTCAACCCCGGGGCCTGACGTCCCGTTAG
- a CDS encoding aspartate carbamoyltransferase catalytic subunit: protein MNQGIKAISPGLQLTSGGQLKHFLTIDGLGRDLLTEILDTADSFIEVGERRIKKVPLLRGRTVVNLFFEPSTRTRSTFELAAKRLSADVLNLDISKSATSKGESLSDTLLNLEAMASDMFVVRHAQSGAAHFIARSVTPGVAIINAGDGRHAHPTQAMLDMLTIRQHKERFEGLRVAIVGDILHSRVARSQVNALLTLGAEEVRLVGPATLMPAAANQLGVKLCTTMEEGLAETDVIIMLRLQKERMESGLLPSEREFFKLYGLTREKLALAKPDAIVMHPGPINRGVEIESAVADGPQSVILSQVTNGIALRMAVMSMAMSGQLAERAAAQHGGAA, encoded by the coding sequence ATGAACCAGGGCATTAAAGCGATCAGCCCAGGGTTGCAGCTTACGTCAGGCGGTCAGCTCAAGCACTTCCTGACGATCGACGGGCTGGGCCGGGACTTACTCACCGAAATTCTGGATACTGCAGACTCTTTTATCGAGGTTGGCGAGCGCCGGATCAAAAAAGTGCCGTTGCTGCGTGGCCGAACCGTGGTCAATCTCTTCTTTGAGCCCAGCACCCGCACCCGGAGCACCTTCGAGTTGGCGGCCAAGCGCCTTTCGGCGGACGTGCTCAATCTGGATATCAGCAAATCCGCCACATCCAAAGGCGAGTCTCTCTCTGACACACTCCTGAACCTGGAGGCCATGGCCAGCGACATGTTTGTGGTGCGTCACGCCCAAAGCGGCGCAGCACACTTCATTGCGCGCTCCGTCACCCCGGGCGTTGCCATTATTAACGCTGGCGACGGTCGTCACGCTCACCCGACTCAGGCCATGCTCGACATGCTCACAATCCGACAGCACAAAGAGCGCTTCGAAGGGCTAAGGGTGGCTATCGTCGGCGACATCCTGCATTCACGTGTTGCCCGGTCCCAGGTTAATGCGTTGCTGACGCTGGGCGCCGAAGAAGTTCGCCTGGTTGGCCCCGCGACCCTGATGCCAGCGGCAGCCAACCAGCTAGGCGTAAAACTGTGCACAACGATGGAGGAAGGGCTGGCCGAAACTGACGTTATTATCATGCTACGCCTGCAAAAAGAGCGGATGGAGTCCGGGTTGCTGCCCAGCGAGCGCGAGTTCTTCAAACTCTATGGTCTTACCCGGGAAAAGCTTGCGTTGGCAAAACCGGATGCCATTGTCATGCACCCGGGGCCGATCAACCGCGGTGTGGAGATTGAGTCAGCTGTTGCCGATGGCCCCCAGTCAGTCATTCTCAGTCAGGTCACCAACGGCATTGCGCTGCGTATGGCTGTGATGTCCATGGCCATGAGCGGTCAATTGGCTGAGCGTGCTGCAGCCCAGCATGGGGGTGCAGCATGA
- the pyrR gene encoding bifunctional pyr operon transcriptional regulator/uracil phosphoribosyltransferase PyrR, with product MQELSNVDSVLDQMAHGLEQLFRQKQVTAPLIIGIRTGGVWIAEALQRRLNVTEPCGVLDISFYRDDFERIGLNPQVQPSALPVDTENRHILLVDDVIMSGRTIRAAMNEIFDYGRPAGITLAALVDLGSRELPIQPDLVGRRLALAEGQRVKLLGPEPLRLEVRERGASKRGLQR from the coding sequence ATGCAAGAACTGAGTAACGTCGATTCTGTGCTCGATCAGATGGCGCACGGCCTTGAGCAACTGTTTCGGCAGAAGCAGGTGACCGCTCCCTTGATCATCGGAATCCGTACAGGCGGTGTATGGATCGCCGAAGCTTTGCAGCGGCGTCTGAACGTGACCGAGCCATGCGGCGTGCTCGACATCTCCTTCTACCGCGACGACTTCGAACGTATCGGCCTTAATCCCCAGGTCCAGCCATCGGCGTTACCCGTCGATACAGAGAACCGGCACATCCTGCTGGTCGACGATGTCATCATGAGCGGGCGCACCATCCGAGCCGCGATGAACGAAATCTTCGACTACGGGCGCCCAGCCGGCATTACGCTGGCCGCATTGGTCGATCTGGGCTCGCGGGAACTGCCAATTCAGCCCGATCTGGTGGGCCGCCGGCTGGCGTTGGCGGAAGGGCAGCGGGTGAAACTCCTCGGCCCGGAGCCTCTTCGGCTTGAGGTGCGCGAACGGGGTGCCAGCAAGCGAGGCTTGCAGCGATGA
- a CDS encoding HU family DNA-binding protein has translation MRKAELAQAIASRTGLSRKQAMEVVTAFTDQVAQAMAKGQNVRLPGFGAFSVRERSARTGRDPRTGAELRIAASRTVGFKAGKRLRDTFSCERG, from the coding sequence ATGCGTAAAGCCGAACTTGCCCAAGCAATAGCGTCGCGCACTGGCCTGAGCCGGAAGCAGGCCATGGAGGTCGTCACGGCGTTCACTGACCAGGTCGCTCAAGCGATGGCCAAAGGCCAGAACGTCCGGTTACCCGGTTTCGGGGCTTTCAGCGTACGTGAACGTAGCGCCCGCACAGGCCGTGACCCGCGGACGGGAGCAGAGCTCAGGATCGCCGCTTCCCGCACCGTAGGTTTCAAGGCAGGTAAGCGGCTCAGGGATACGTTCAGTTGCGAGCGCGGCTGA
- the pilG gene encoding twitching motility response regulator PilG: MDDNFENLKVMVIDDSKTIRRTAETLLKKVGCEVFTATDGFDALAKIADTHPDIIFVDIMMPRLDGYQTCALIKNNSAFKGTPVIMLSSKDGLFDKAKGRIVGSDQYLTKPFSKDELLNTIREHVPARQ; the protein is encoded by the coding sequence ATGGATGACAACTTCGAAAACCTGAAAGTCATGGTTATAGACGATAGCAAGACCATTCGTCGCACCGCTGAAACTCTGCTAAAAAAAGTTGGCTGTGAAGTTTTTACGGCCACGGATGGGTTCGACGCTCTTGCCAAGATCGCGGACACACACCCCGATATCATTTTCGTCGACATCATGATGCCACGGCTTGATGGTTATCAGACCTGTGCGCTGATCAAGAATAATTCAGCCTTCAAAGGAACACCCGTCATCATGCTTTCAAGCAAGGATGGCCTGTTCGATAAAGCGAAAGGCCGAATTGTAGGTTCTGATCAGTATCTGACGAAGCCCTTCAGCAAAGACGAACTCTTGAACACAATCCGGGAGCACGTGCCCGCCCGGCAATAG
- the gshB gene encoding glutathione synthase: MTVKLGVVMDPIENITYKKDSSLAMLLAAQQRGWELWYMELPDLYLHGDQARANMKPLRVMADPECWFERSEGADLPLADLDVILMRKDPPVDREFLIATHILEAAQRDGTLVVNPPQALRDCNEKLYATWFPQCTPPLIVTRDPARLRAFHAEHSDVVMKPIDGMGGKSVFRVRPGDANLGVIIETLTQDGQHQIMAQKYLPQISEGDKRILLIDGEPLPFALARVPAAGENRGNLAAGGRGEGRELTERDRWICAQLGPALRERNLIFVGIDVIGEYLTEINVTSPTCIRELDKAFDVDIGGQLMEAIARRLPASK, encoded by the coding sequence ATGACAGTAAAGCTCGGGGTGGTGATGGACCCGATCGAGAACATCACTTACAAGAAAGACAGCTCGCTTGCGATGCTGCTGGCGGCGCAGCAGCGCGGCTGGGAGCTATGGTATATGGAGTTGCCGGACCTGTATCTGCACGGCGACCAGGCGCGGGCCAACATGAAGCCCTTGCGGGTCATGGCTGATCCGGAGTGTTGGTTCGAGCGGAGCGAAGGGGCAGATTTACCGCTGGCCGATCTCGACGTTATTCTGATGCGGAAAGATCCCCCGGTTGACCGAGAGTTTCTCATTGCCACACACATACTTGAGGCTGCCCAGCGCGACGGTACGCTTGTTGTGAACCCGCCCCAGGCTCTACGGGACTGTAACGAGAAGCTTTACGCGACCTGGTTTCCCCAGTGCACCCCGCCGTTGATTGTGACCCGTGACCCTGCGAGGTTGAGGGCATTTCACGCTGAACACAGCGATGTTGTCATGAAGCCCATCGACGGTATGGGCGGTAAATCGGTGTTCCGCGTCCGGCCCGGGGACGCCAATCTTGGCGTAATCATCGAGACCCTGACCCAGGACGGCCAGCATCAGATTATGGCGCAGAAGTACCTGCCCCAGATTAGTGAAGGCGACAAGCGGATCCTGCTGATCGATGGCGAACCCTTGCCTTTCGCTCTTGCGCGGGTGCCTGCGGCTGGAGAGAACCGGGGTAATCTCGCAGCCGGCGGTCGTGGCGAGGGTCGCGAACTCACCGAACGGGATCGCTGGATATGCGCGCAGTTGGGCCCGGCATTGCGTGAGCGCAATCTGATCTTTGTGGGTATTGATGTTATTGGTGAGTATCTGACCGAGATCAACGTGACCAGTCCCACCTGCATCCGTGAGCTCGACAAAGCATTCGATGTCGACATCGGCGGCCAGCTGATGGAGGCTATCGCCCGGCGACTGCCCGCATCAAAGTAG
- a CDS encoding YqgE/AlgH family protein has protein sequence MNTQKNSHAALYSLRGQLLIAMPSLRGSEFGGAVMYICDHTEDGALGIVINRPLELRLDELLEQMDLAEVESDRLVFSGGPVQLERGFVLHRGERRWQHSQVVASDICLTTSRDILDAIGQGEGPEEFLMALGYAGWSPGQLEEEIAGNVWLNCDADADLLFSVPWEQRLETALNRMGVDPSQLSSSVGHA, from the coding sequence ATGAACACGCAGAAAAACTCGCACGCAGCCCTGTACAGTCTCAGGGGCCAGCTTCTGATCGCGATGCCTTCGCTACGCGGCTCGGAGTTTGGCGGGGCCGTGATGTATATCTGCGATCACACCGAGGACGGCGCGCTGGGGATTGTGATAAACCGTCCGCTGGAACTTCGGCTGGATGAGCTCCTTGAACAAATGGATCTGGCTGAGGTCGAGTCTGATCGCCTTGTTTTCAGTGGCGGCCCCGTGCAGCTGGAGCGGGGCTTCGTGTTGCACCGGGGCGAGCGCCGGTGGCAGCACAGCCAGGTTGTCGCCTCAGATATATGCCTCACCACGTCCCGGGATATTCTGGATGCGATTGGCCAGGGAGAGGGACCTGAAGAGTTTCTTATGGCACTGGGTTACGCCGGTTGGAGTCCCGGACAGCTGGAAGAAGAGATCGCCGGCAATGTCTGGCTGAACTGTGACGCCGACGCCGACCTCTTATTTTCCGTGCCATGGGAGCAGCGCCTTGAAACCGCATTGAACCGGATGGGCGTTGACCCGTCACAGCTTTCCAGCAGCGTCGGCCATGCCTGA